The sequence AGGGAGATGATTTTTTAGCGTCGTGCAACTCTTTATTATAGGATGTCATCGCAACATCACATCTTTGTTGTATCATTTTAAGTAGTTCAAGACCCTTATCATGAAGCTCAATGTCGCCTTCTGTTCTCATACATACATCATATAATACGTGGTAAAGATTGTTTAGATACGAGTAGTAACGATTCATCTATTTTCTCCTTTTTACCTAAAATTATTTTAGGTTAACCAGCGGCTGGACTGGATAGCTGATAGCTACCAGTCAGCCTTGTCGTTATATGAAAAAATTAAAAGAAAAAAAACAAGAGGAACACAAAATGAGCGATAAAGAGCATAATATTCACGACTTTGATATTGCATTAATTTGCGAATATTTTTCCAGTATGGATCGTCAAGGCCCAGGAAGCCAGGAAGTAACTCTAAGGGCATTAAGCTTTATTGGTAATATGCACGAGGGATCAAACATTGCTGACCTTGGTTGTGGTACTGGAGGTCAAACTATAGTTTTGGCTCAAAACACTCCAGGGAATATTACAGCCATTGATTTATTCCCTGGTTTTATCGACAAACTAAATGACAATGCACAAAAATTGAATCTTCAAAGCAGAGTTAAAGGCGTTATTGGTTCAATGGATAAACTTGATTTTCAATTAAATGAATTAGACCTTATTTGGAGTGAAGGAGCAATATATAATATTGGCTTTGAAAAAGGCATGAGTTATTGGAATAAGTTTTTGAAAAAAGGCGGCTATATTGCTGTTACTGAGGCATCATGGTTTACAGAAGAACGGCCAAAAGAAATATTTGATTTTTGGAATGAAGCATATCCTGGAATAGACACCATTCCAAATAAAATTGCTCAAATGCAAAAAGCAGGCTATGTTTTTATAGCATCATTCATGCTGCCTGAAAATTGCTGGATAGACAACTTTTTTGCTCCGGCAATAACAGCACAAAAAATATTTCTGGATAAATACAAAGGTAATAAATCTGCCGAAGAATTCGTAAACTATGAAAAGCATGGAGCTGAACTTTATAATAAGTATAAAGAATATTATGGCTATGTATTTTATATTGGAAAAAAGATATAGTACCCCTGCCAACATCCGTGCTGACGGCTAACGTAGCGGAATTAAGGGTATATATGAATATAAAATTAAAACCAATAAGTAAAGAATATCAAAAAGAAATAATTGATGTATTTAATCATTATGTCAAAAATAGTTTTGCTGCTTATCCAGAAAATAATTTTGCCGTATGAATTTTTTGAAAAATTTCTCCAAATGTGTGAAGGATATCCAGCTATTGTATGCGAAGACGAAAATGGAAATATTTTAGGATTTGGAATGCTTCGGGCATACAACCCCGTACCTACATTTTCTCAAACCGCAGAGATAACTTATTTCCTAAAGCCTGAATCAACAGGGAAAGGAATTGGTAAAATTATGCTTGATTACCTTACTCAAGAAGGAAAAAAATAGGACTCTCCTCTATTCTTGCCAGCATATCTTCTCTCAATGATGGAAGCATAAATTTTCACAAGAAAAATGGGTTTATAGAATGCGGACGGTTTAAAAATATTTGCAAGAAAAAAAATAAAATATTTGATGTAGTATATATGCAAAAAATGCTATAATAAGCCGTTTCAGATGGACAAGCAGACCTGAGCATGCTTGTTTTGCTTAATAGAAAGGCTTATTTAGGCCTGCTTGCTACTGAACTTTTCATTGGCCGACAAAGGAGAACACGATCAAGATACCGGTCTTTGTGTCGATGCCGACAATGCTCAGCGCTGTGCATCCGGCAGCGAAGCAAGTCGTGCTGGCGGAACTCGTGCCACT is a genomic window of Thermodesulfobacteriota bacterium containing:
- a CDS encoding class I SAM-dependent methyltransferase, whose product is MSDKEHNIHDFDIALICEYFSSMDRQGPGSQEVTLRALSFIGNMHEGSNIADLGCGTGGQTIVLAQNTPGNITAIDLFPGFIDKLNDNAQKLNLQSRVKGVIGSMDKLDFQLNELDLIWSEGAIYNIGFEKGMSYWNKFLKKGGYIAVTEASWFTEERPKEIFDFWNEAYPGIDTIPNKIAQMQKAGYVFIASFMLPENCWIDNFFAPAITAQKIFLDKYKGNKSAEEFVNYEKHGAELYNKYKEYYGYVFYIGKKI
- a CDS encoding GNAT family N-acetyltransferase; translated protein: MSKIVLLLIQKIILPYEFFEKFLQMCEGYPAIVCEDENGNILGFGMLRAYNPVPTFSQTAEITYFLKPESTGKGIGKIMLDYLTQEGKK